From the genome of Paraburkholderia aromaticivorans, one region includes:
- a CDS encoding HD domain-containing phosphohydrolase yields the protein MHDISVIRVLDAVKALAFIGDLSMGQPTDHSPRTGWLAARLAAQAGLDEVQCDVVKEVSLLRWSGCTANATGFSDWLGDDIGGRAAMLAMRPDWAGGDAAAAQVGAAILPLAQIHCEVSGEVARMLGLASATQEALRRIFESWDGGGFPDQRPGRDVPQAVFMVAVAGDLEILSRVYGLERAQTLIAQKAGRQYPAELARLACARAAAWLDELDASVAQRRDEPMCTDAMQLACAPEIVADVIDLKLPWMTGYSRRVAETAAACCVRSGMSEEARRSTYMAGLIHGMGRMAVPNAIWNTAGELSRAAWEKVRLVPYWTARAGKQIEGLAREAEIASFAYERLDGSGYFRSSGGDAIGREARVLAVAAAWVALRSARPWRPALSPDEAAALLIGQAQAGRFDAEVVKATVSAELDDFPAAAEPERARSPKAGLLSPRETEVLKHISLGASNKEVARILDLSPSTVRTHVESVFRKLECSTRAAATLKASALGCI from the coding sequence ATGCATGACATTTCTGTAATCCGCGTGCTGGACGCGGTCAAGGCGCTGGCGTTCATCGGCGACCTCAGCATGGGGCAGCCAACCGACCATTCGCCGCGCACCGGCTGGCTCGCGGCGCGGCTCGCGGCGCAGGCGGGTCTGGACGAGGTGCAATGCGACGTGGTCAAGGAGGTGTCCCTGCTGAGGTGGTCGGGCTGTACGGCAAACGCGACCGGTTTTTCCGACTGGCTCGGTGACGACATCGGCGGCCGTGCGGCCATGCTTGCCATGCGGCCGGACTGGGCCGGCGGCGACGCAGCAGCGGCGCAAGTCGGCGCGGCAATCTTGCCGCTCGCGCAAATCCACTGTGAAGTTTCCGGCGAGGTGGCTCGCATGCTGGGGCTGGCTAGCGCGACGCAGGAGGCGCTTCGGCGTATTTTCGAAAGTTGGGATGGCGGAGGTTTCCCCGACCAGCGGCCGGGGCGAGACGTTCCGCAGGCGGTGTTCATGGTTGCCGTGGCCGGGGATCTCGAGATCCTGAGTCGGGTGTATGGTCTCGAGCGAGCGCAGACGCTGATCGCGCAGAAGGCGGGCCGCCAGTACCCGGCGGAGTTGGCGCGGCTCGCCTGCGCGCGTGCGGCCGCCTGGCTCGACGAACTCGACGCTTCGGTCGCGCAGCGCCGCGACGAGCCCATGTGCACGGATGCGATGCAACTTGCCTGTGCGCCGGAGATCGTCGCCGATGTCATCGACCTGAAGCTGCCGTGGATGACCGGCTATTCACGTCGCGTGGCCGAAACGGCCGCCGCCTGCTGCGTGCGTTCAGGCATGAGTGAGGAGGCGCGGCGCAGCACGTACATGGCGGGCCTGATCCATGGCATGGGACGCATGGCGGTTCCCAACGCGATCTGGAACACCGCGGGCGAGCTTTCGCGAGCCGCATGGGAAAAGGTCCGGCTCGTTCCGTATTGGACGGCGCGTGCCGGCAAGCAGATCGAAGGTCTGGCCCGGGAGGCGGAGATCGCGTCTTTCGCGTATGAGCGTCTTGACGGTTCAGGCTATTTCCGCAGCAGTGGCGGTGATGCGATCGGGCGCGAAGCGCGGGTCCTCGCGGTCGCCGCCGCGTGGGTGGCGCTGCGTTCGGCTCGCCCGTGGCGGCCGGCTTTGTCGCCGGACGAGGCCGCCGCTCTGCTCATCGGGCAGGCGCAGGCGGGGCGCTTCGACGCAGAAGTGGTCAAGGCCACGGTTTCCGCGGAGCTCGACGATTTCCCGGCGGCTGCCGAACCTGAACGTGCGCGCAGCCCGAAAGCCGGGTTGCTCTCGCCGCGAGAAACCGAAGTGCTGAAACACATCAGTCTGGGGGCGAGCAACAAGGAGGTCGCCCGCATTCTCGACCTGAGCCCGAGTACCGTGCGCACGCATGTGGAAAGCGTCTTTCGCAAGCTCGAATGCTCCACCCGAGCCGCGGCTACCCTAAAGGCTTCCGCGCTCGGCTGCATCTAG
- a CDS encoding LysE/ArgO family amino acid transporter, producing MNWLSFSHGAALCASLIVTIGAQNAFVLRQGIMRSHVGKIVALCALSDFILIGAGVGGASVLVERYPVFVHAMLYVGLAYLAWFGINALRRAVRPGHAVLESEAAGAAPVQRAVPIILMTLAFTWLNPHVYLDTFLLIGTAGAREPDGARVAFALGAMAVSGIWFLGLGYGARALAPLFKRATAWRVLDGAIGSMVLLLAVTQLR from the coding sequence ATGAACTGGCTGTCTTTTTCCCACGGCGCCGCCCTGTGCGCATCGCTGATCGTGACCATCGGCGCGCAAAACGCCTTCGTGCTGCGGCAGGGCATCATGCGCTCGCACGTCGGCAAGATCGTCGCACTGTGCGCGCTGTCGGACTTCATTCTGATCGGCGCGGGTGTCGGCGGCGCCTCGGTGCTGGTCGAGCGCTATCCGGTGTTCGTCCACGCCATGCTGTATGTCGGGCTCGCCTATCTGGCCTGGTTCGGAATCAATGCGCTGCGCCGCGCGGTGCGGCCGGGGCACGCGGTGCTGGAAAGCGAGGCCGCCGGCGCGGCGCCGGTGCAGCGCGCCGTACCGATCATTCTGATGACGCTCGCCTTCACCTGGCTCAATCCGCACGTGTATCTCGACACGTTCCTGCTGATCGGCACGGCCGGCGCCCGCGAACCCGACGGCGCGCGGGTGGCGTTCGCGCTGGGCGCAATGGCGGTCAGCGGGATCTGGTTTCTCGGTCTGGGTTACGGCGCGCGCGCCCTCGCGCCGCTCTTCAAACGGGCGACGGCCTGGCGCGTGCTGGATGGCGCGATCGGCAGCATGGTGTTGCTGCTCGCGGTGACGCAATTGCGCTGA